A region from the Methylovorus glucosotrophus genome encodes:
- a CDS encoding MxaK protein, with translation MARMILWRETLAWSLLAAGLGLTTWQGWQWLQASQVNQVLANPKEPIEKHAPWLSQTPEGQLLQAWQLTRRGDSTHALEIYGRLEQRLPPALLARAKYNMGNTYLSTALGALTEEGALAYNQAAPLLAMAKDAYRDALRHDPQLWDARHNMELAQRASPDLTPGIRNEQSQEETELKTTTERAWPTIPGFPKGMP, from the coding sequence ATGGCACGCATGATCTTGTGGCGCGAGACCCTGGCCTGGAGCCTGCTCGCCGCCGGTCTGGGGCTTACCACCTGGCAGGGCTGGCAATGGTTGCAGGCCAGCCAGGTGAATCAGGTACTGGCTAACCCCAAGGAGCCGATAGAGAAGCACGCGCCATGGCTAAGCCAGACCCCCGAAGGGCAGCTGCTGCAAGCCTGGCAGCTGACGCGACGTGGTGATAGTACGCATGCGCTGGAAATCTATGGTCGGCTGGAGCAGCGCCTGCCCCCGGCCTTGCTTGCGCGCGCCAAATACAATATGGGCAATACCTATCTGTCGACGGCGCTGGGCGCGTTGACTGAAGAGGGCGCGCTGGCCTACAACCAGGCCGCTCCCTTGCTGGCGATGGCCAAAGATGCTTATCGCGATGCCCTGCGCCATGACCCGCAGCTATGGGATGCCCGTCACAACATGGAGCTGGCGCAGCGTGCCAGCCCGGATCTGACACCCGGCATCCGCAATGAGCAATCACAGGAAGAAACCGAGCTGAAGACCACCACCGAGCGTGCCTGGCCGACGATCCCAGGTTTCCCCAAGGGCATGCCGTGA
- a CDS encoding SRPBCC family protein, whose amino-acid sequence MKSWIAALLLALPLAAWAHGPTPQKAEETVEINAAPAAVWAKIKDFGAIASWQPAVEKVAAEGGNGNGAKRTLTFKSGGVLEEELDDYSDAEMRYAYRMGRDMDIKALPVSSLNGRLEVTAGKDGKTVVTWKARFYRAFTGNEPPAGQDDATAVEGVKAYFRQGLDNLKQLVESGK is encoded by the coding sequence ATGAAATCATGGATTGCAGCACTGTTATTGGCATTACCCCTGGCGGCGTGGGCGCATGGCCCCACCCCGCAGAAAGCCGAGGAAACTGTAGAGATCAATGCGGCACCCGCTGCTGTCTGGGCCAAGATCAAGGACTTCGGTGCGATTGCCAGCTGGCAACCTGCCGTGGAAAAAGTGGCGGCTGAAGGCGGCAATGGCAATGGCGCCAAGCGTACGCTGACATTCAAGAGCGGCGGTGTGCTGGAAGAAGAACTGGATGATTACTCGGATGCCGAGATGCGCTATGCCTACCGCATGGGCCGTGACATGGATATCAAGGCCTTGCCGGTCAGCTCGCTGAATGGCCGTCTGGAAGTCACTGCAGGCAAGGACGGCAAGACCGTAGTGACCTGGAAGGCCCGTTTCTACCGTGCTTTTACCGGCAATGAGCCGCCAGCCGGGCAGGATGATGCCACGGCAGTGGAAGGCGTGAAGGCCTATTTCCGTCAAGGCCTGGATAATCTGAAGCAGCTGGTGGAAAGCGGCAAGTAA
- a CDS encoding VWA domain-containing protein: MKQGWRLRIARAPGRALLLAACILMLPVFLHLELPLPRKVYSVGFVIDITQSMNVRDGGPGGVARLAFARQAVRDALRHLPCGSLVSIGMFTERDVSMLFKPMEVCAHFSVLDEAVERLDWRMAWAADSFITHGLYRGIEETRKLKLDTLVFLTDGQQAPPANPRYMPVFDGKPGEVGGIIAGVGGLQRQAIPKLDENDNITGYWLPEDAMQFATFGMSHVQSVLEMEGYHGRNAPHGAHPEGSYTEHMSALDEKGLQELAKITGLHYLHLQDKAQLADALRQNTLHRQWVASDIRPVFAGLALLLLLASYFPAFISSLFKKGKP, encoded by the coding sequence GTGAAGCAAGGCTGGCGTTTGCGTATTGCCCGGGCGCCGGGGCGGGCGCTGCTGCTGGCGGCCTGTATCCTGATGTTGCCGGTGTTTCTGCATCTGGAGCTGCCCTTGCCGCGCAAGGTGTACTCGGTGGGCTTTGTCATCGATATTACTCAGAGCATGAATGTGCGCGATGGTGGCCCCGGTGGTGTGGCACGCCTGGCATTCGCCCGACAAGCGGTGCGCGATGCCTTGCGTCATCTACCCTGTGGCTCGCTGGTGAGCATCGGCATGTTTACCGAGCGCGACGTTTCCATGCTGTTCAAGCCCATGGAAGTCTGTGCCCATTTCAGTGTGCTGGATGAAGCCGTGGAGCGGCTGGACTGGCGCATGGCCTGGGCGGCGGATTCCTTCATCACGCATGGCCTGTATCGCGGTATTGAAGAAACCCGCAAGCTCAAGCTCGATACCCTGGTGTTTCTGACCGATGGTCAGCAGGCACCGCCTGCCAATCCGCGGTACATGCCGGTGTTTGATGGCAAACCGGGCGAAGTAGGCGGCATCATTGCCGGGGTCGGCGGGCTGCAACGGCAAGCCATCCCCAAGCTCGATGAAAACGACAACATTACCGGCTACTGGCTGCCGGAAGATGCCATGCAATTTGCCACCTTCGGCATGTCCCACGTGCAGTCCGTGCTGGAAATGGAAGGCTACCATGGACGCAATGCGCCGCATGGCGCACATCCCGAAGGCTCGTATACCGAGCATATGTCGGCCCTGGATGAAAAAGGCCTGCAGGAACTCGCCAAGATAACCGGTCTGCATTATCTGCATTTGCAGGACAAGGCCCAACTGGCCGATGCCTTGCGTCAGAACACCTTGCACCGGCAGTGGGTTGCCAGCGATATCCGCCCCGTATTTGCCGGGCTGGCCTTGCTCCTGCTGCTGGCCTCGTATTTCCCCGCTTTTATTTCATCATTGTTCAAGAAAGGAAAACCATGA